The proteins below come from a single Limosilactobacillus reuteri genomic window:
- a CDS encoding inositol monophosphatase family protein, with translation MISIEELDQKAQQIIRQAGQNAYQKMENDYQIDTKTNYTDLVTTIDRENEQLINDQLRKIDPDSQILSEEGFGDKQISNMQGHVWIVDPIDGTMNFVKQHNNFAVMLALYVDGQPMLGYILDVINNRLYHGRKGAGVYVNNQKIGQPADLGLRESLLAMNRTLTLSGDSALKKIAQDAIGLRMYGSAGIEVIGVITGQLGGYISNLKPWDLAAGRMLAEELDLVVKSIDGSSINVLSSNLVLVATRQVSRDIRQIIN, from the coding sequence ATGATTAGTATTGAAGAGTTAGATCAAAAAGCACAACAAATAATTCGTCAAGCAGGTCAAAATGCATACCAGAAAATGGAAAATGATTACCAGATTGATACAAAGACGAATTATACTGACCTTGTAACGACAATTGACCGGGAAAATGAACAATTAATAAATGATCAACTACGAAAAATTGATCCTGATAGTCAAATTTTAAGTGAAGAAGGATTTGGCGACAAACAAATAAGCAATATGCAAGGACATGTTTGGATTGTTGATCCGATTGATGGAACAATGAATTTTGTTAAGCAGCATAATAATTTTGCTGTTATGTTAGCATTGTATGTTGACGGTCAACCGATGCTTGGCTATATTTTAGATGTAATTAATAATCGTCTTTACCATGGTCGAAAGGGTGCTGGTGTTTATGTTAACAACCAAAAAATTGGCCAGCCAGCTGACTTAGGCTTGCGAGAGAGTTTGTTAGCGATGAATCGGACATTAACTTTAAGTGGTGATTCAGCATTAAAGAAAATCGCTCAAGACGCAATAGGCTTACGGATGTATGGAAGTGCGGGCATTGAGGTGATTGGTGTGATCACAGGTCAATTAGGTGGATATATCTCTAATTTGAAGCCATGGGACCTTGCTGCTGGGCGAATGTTAGCAGAAGAATTAGACTTAGTTGTGAAATCAATTGACGGTAGTTCTATTAATGTGTTATCATCTAATCTTGTATTAGTAGCAACGAGGCAGGTTAGTCGAGATATTCGACAGATCATCAATTAG
- a CDS encoding UPF0223 family protein: protein MNSHNYSYPLDLSWTTKEMETVIAMFRAVEDAYEVAIDRDKILDCYRAFKQVVPSKAEEKQLGREFEKNSGYVLYRVVKAAQESTDKRIKMVRQKND, encoded by the coding sequence ATGAATTCACATAACTATAGTTATCCCCTTGATCTATCATGGACAACTAAAGAGATGGAAACGGTAATTGCCATGTTTAGGGCGGTTGAAGATGCTTATGAAGTTGCGATTGATAGAGATAAAATTTTAGATTGTTATCGTGCCTTTAAGCAAGTCGTTCCCTCAAAGGCTGAAGAGAAACAATTGGGTCGCGAATTTGAAAAGAATTCGGGTTATGTTCTCTACCGTGTTGTCAAAGCAGCACAAGAGTCAACAGATAAGCGAATTAAGATGGTTAGGCAAAAAAATGATTAG